Proteins encoded together in one Peribacillus asahii window:
- the flgL gene encoding flagellar hook-associated protein FlgL, with product MRVTQSMLSNNMIRNISNSYERLAKLQEQILTQKKFSKPSDDPVAAMMGMNYRTSLNQVEQYSRNISEATNWVESTDSALGQAISALQRMRELTVQSSNGTYESDQRDSVNEEIKQLKQHLVDIGDTQLGGKYIFNGYDTNKRPSDTMVDGAPSYGTDEIQVEVFTGIKIPINTSGQSTFGEALKTGGTIDQLMASLKSTDEADITNRLAELDEMINVFIKEQAKVGAKQNRIDLMTDRVGQQEVFAQKILSSNEDVDMEKVILDFTTQESIHTASLSVGAKVIQPSLLDFLR from the coding sequence ATGCGCGTAACGCAATCGATGCTTTCAAATAACATGATTCGCAATATTAGCAATAGCTATGAGAGATTGGCAAAACTGCAGGAACAAATTTTAACGCAAAAAAAGTTTTCTAAACCATCAGATGATCCGGTAGCAGCGATGATGGGGATGAACTATCGAACAAGCTTAAACCAAGTGGAACAATATTCACGTAATATTAGTGAAGCAACAAACTGGGTCGAGAGTACCGACTCAGCATTAGGACAAGCCATTTCTGCCCTTCAACGAATGAGGGAGCTAACGGTACAATCGAGTAATGGAACATATGAGTCAGACCAAAGGGACAGTGTCAATGAAGAAATTAAGCAATTGAAACAACATTTAGTCGATATTGGGGATACTCAACTTGGCGGGAAGTATATTTTTAACGGCTATGATACAAATAAACGACCGTCAGACACGATGGTTGACGGTGCACCAAGCTATGGAACGGATGAAATTCAAGTCGAAGTGTTTACAGGGATTAAAATTCCGATTAACACAAGCGGACAGAGCACATTTGGAGAAGCGCTTAAAACGGGCGGTACAATTGATCAATTAATGGCAAGTTTAAAGAGTACAGACGAAGCGGATATTACGAACCGATTAGCTGAGCTGGATGAGATGATTAATGTATTTATTAAAGAGCAAGCAAAAGTCGGTGCCAAGCAAAACCGAATCGACCTAATGACTGATCGTGTAGGCCAACAAGAAGTCTTCGCTCAAAAAATCCTTTCTAGCAATGAAGATGTAGACATGGAAAAAGTCATTCTCGACTTCACAACACAAGAAAGTATTCATACCGCTTCATTAAGCGTTGGTGCTAAAGTGATTCAGCCGAGTTTACTTGATTTTCTAAGGTAA
- the flgK gene encoding flagellar hook-associated protein FlgK, with the protein MVSTFMGLETSKRALSVAQSALYTTGHNVANANTPGYSRQRVNLSATESFPSPALNSPRIAGQLGTGVEAGSIQRIRDSFLDSQYRSQSSKVGYYSSLSESLTKMEEILNDPSESGLLNTMNNFWGSLEDLTTNTDNIGARAVVASSGQMVAETLNYYYNALTSVQEDLRYQIGVEQSGINTIISNIQSINEKISKVEPHGYVSNDLYDERDTLVDQLSQFMNVKVSTVFPEKYGIVDKAAAEGLYNIELIQEDGSSYMPPINLISVNHTGIVGVNNIEVQTDSATGAISGVKIGSTTLQDYKFAGALTGLIESAGYVEDGTVKGAYPDMLQKLNDMTEAVVKEFNYVHSQGFVVGEPPTNGGNFFEITAGKNAAQTIKVNADIIKDPSLIASGGKSNAAGDNENAHHLAAIKSKDFTQYESGNVPAGLNGTFDTYYAGVIGNLGVDSASVQKDHSNAQILATSVDKNRQSVSAVSLDEEMTDMVRYQQAYNAAARMVTLVDEMLDRIINGMGTGGR; encoded by the coding sequence ATGGTTTCGACTTTTATGGGCTTAGAAACATCAAAGCGCGCACTTAGCGTTGCTCAATCTGCCCTATATACAACAGGCCACAATGTTGCGAATGCGAATACACCTGGATATTCACGTCAGCGCGTCAATCTATCAGCAACAGAGAGTTTTCCTTCTCCAGCATTGAATAGCCCGCGAATAGCGGGACAACTAGGAACAGGTGTGGAAGCGGGTTCTATTCAGCGAATTCGCGATAGTTTTTTAGATAGCCAATATCGCAGCCAAAGCAGCAAAGTAGGCTACTATAGTTCGTTAAGTGAATCATTGACGAAAATGGAAGAGATTTTAAATGATCCGTCAGAAAGTGGTTTATTAAACACGATGAACAATTTCTGGGGTTCGTTAGAGGATTTAACAACAAATACGGATAATATCGGGGCGCGGGCTGTTGTCGCTTCATCTGGGCAAATGGTCGCTGAAACGCTGAACTACTACTATAATGCTTTAACGAGTGTGCAAGAGGATCTTCGTTATCAAATTGGCGTGGAACAAAGCGGAATCAATACGATTATCTCTAATATTCAAAGCATTAATGAGAAAATCAGCAAAGTCGAACCGCATGGCTATGTCTCAAATGATTTATATGACGAGCGAGATACGCTAGTTGATCAATTATCACAGTTCATGAATGTGAAAGTATCTACGGTGTTTCCAGAAAAATACGGCATTGTTGACAAAGCAGCCGCTGAAGGACTGTATAACATTGAATTAATTCAAGAGGACGGTTCTTCTTACATGCCGCCGATTAACTTAATTAGTGTGAATCATACTGGAATTGTTGGGGTCAATAATATTGAAGTTCAAACAGATAGTGCGACAGGCGCCATTAGCGGTGTGAAAATTGGCAGCACGACATTACAGGACTATAAATTTGCCGGTGCACTTACTGGGTTGATTGAAAGTGCTGGGTATGTAGAAGATGGTACGGTGAAAGGGGCATACCCTGACATGCTGCAAAAGCTGAACGATATGACAGAAGCTGTTGTGAAGGAGTTTAACTATGTTCATAGTCAAGGCTTCGTAGTAGGGGAGCCGCCGACTAACGGTGGAAATTTCTTTGAAATTACAGCTGGAAAAAACGCTGCTCAAACGATTAAAGTAAACGCAGACATTATTAAAGATCCATCTTTAATTGCATCCGGTGGAAAAAGTAATGCGGCTGGTGATAATGAGAACGCTCATCATTTAGCAGCTATTAAGTCAAAGGATTTCACTCAGTATGAAAGTGGAAACGTACCTGCTGGATTAAATGGAACGTTTGATACATATTACGCAGGGGTTATCGGAAATCTAGGTGTCGATTCTGCCAGCGTGCAAAAAGACCATTCGAATGCACAAATTTTAGCGACTTCAGTGGATAAAAATCGTCAATCAGTAAGTGCGGTTTCTTTAGATGAAGAAATGACTGATATGGTTAGGTACCAGCAAGCCTACAATGCAGCAGCACGAATGGTCACATTAGTGGATGAAATGCTTGATAGAATTATTAACGGTATGGGCACTGGTGGCAGATAA
- a CDS encoding flagellar protein FlgN has translation MSAQPIIEALEQLIKLHQGFNKLASKKKNIIIEGDTDALTALLMDEQKYVKAISQIENKRQEAVQTFLNSQQNATFDQVMEEASSFEAEILQRLKMELLEEVTQLKEQNEFNQQLLVQSLQFVNLSLDVLRPQDRNYNYGNEQAPKQSISMFDSKA, from the coding sequence ATGTCCGCACAGCCAATCATCGAGGCACTCGAGCAATTAATTAAGCTTCACCAAGGCTTTAATAAACTAGCGAGTAAAAAAAAGAACATCATCATAGAAGGTGACACGGACGCCCTTACCGCTCTTTTGATGGATGAGCAGAAGTATGTGAAAGCTATCTCACAAATAGAAAACAAACGACAAGAAGCCGTTCAAACGTTCTTGAATAGTCAACAAAACGCTACGTTCGATCAGGTGATGGAAGAAGCATCTTCTTTTGAAGCAGAGATTTTACAGCGTTTAAAAATGGAACTTTTAGAAGAGGTAACACAATTAAAAGAACAAAATGAGTTCAATCAGCAATTGCTCGTTCAGTCCTTGCAGTTTGTCAATCTATCATTAGATGTATTGCGACCGCAGGACCGAAACTATAATTATGGCAACGAGCAAGCACCGAAGCAATCCATCAGCATGTTCGATTCAAAAGCATAA
- the flgM gene encoding flagellar biosynthesis anti-sigma factor FlgM, with translation MKIHSFGVSRVNPYNLQANKMDNQKLSHKKAVDKLEISSEAKVMQEGSSIQAERQAKIEQLKRQVENGTYTLDSKATAKGIIDYFKR, from the coding sequence ATGAAAATTCATTCTTTTGGTGTATCGAGGGTAAATCCTTATAATCTGCAAGCGAACAAAATGGACAACCAGAAGCTTTCTCATAAGAAAGCAGTCGATAAATTAGAGATTTCTTCGGAGGCTAAAGTGATGCAGGAAGGCTCCAGTATTCAAGCTGAAAGACAGGCAAAAATCGAACAGCTGAAGCGCCAAGTAGAGAATGGCACATATACGTTGGATTCAAAGGCCACAGCTAAAGGGATTATCGATTATTTTAAACGTTAA
- a CDS encoding TIGR03826 family flagellar region protein, producing MNCPNCRALFVKSKFRDVCDACYNEEEEKFDEVYQFIRKRSNRTATMAQVVEATDVEEGLILKFIKTGRLRISQFPNLGYPCEQCGTLIRDGRICEACTKKLRTELENLEKEEQRQREMTEQEKRVTYFVKENLRE from the coding sequence ATGAATTGCCCAAACTGTAGGGCACTTTTTGTGAAATCGAAATTTAGAGATGTATGTGACGCTTGTTATAATGAAGAAGAAGAAAAGTTTGATGAAGTATATCAATTTATTCGTAAGCGCAGCAATCGAACAGCGACGATGGCGCAAGTAGTAGAAGCGACTGACGTTGAAGAAGGCTTAATCCTTAAATTTATTAAAACAGGGAGATTACGAATATCGCAATTTCCTAATCTAGGTTACCCTTGTGAGCAATGCGGGACGTTAATCCGTGATGGACGAATATGTGAGGCATGTACAAAGAAATTACGAACGGAATTGGAGAATCTTGAAAAAGAAGAGCAGCGTCAACGTGAAATGACCGAGCAGGAAAAGAGAGTTACTTATTTTGTGAAAGAGAATTTACGAGAATAG
- a CDS encoding ComF family protein, whose translation MTWTSLFLRQPKSCICSNCEAKFAWISGETCAICSRELDESFRREQLCLDCVRWENNPEWAGYLTKNVSLFHYNDFLKELIAKYKYRGDYALAEVLAPFMKECLQQAEYNLITVIPLSKDRLQERGFNQAQALLDVLQINSTELLMRIHTEKQSKKSRQERINLPQIFKVKNRKAIQGKNIVIVDDIYTTGSTVRHAAKALKLAGAEKIETMTIAR comes from the coding sequence ATGACATGGACCAGTTTATTTTTAAGACAGCCTAAAAGTTGTATATGTTCAAATTGTGAGGCGAAATTTGCTTGGATTTCTGGAGAAACATGCGCGATTTGTTCGCGTGAGCTCGATGAATCATTTCGGCGTGAGCAACTTTGTTTAGATTGCGTAAGATGGGAGAACAACCCTGAATGGGCGGGGTATTTAACGAAAAATGTCTCGCTGTTTCACTATAATGATTTTTTAAAAGAGTTGATTGCGAAATATAAGTATCGCGGTGACTATGCTTTAGCGGAAGTGTTGGCGCCGTTTATGAAGGAATGCCTTCAGCAGGCAGAGTACAACCTCATTACGGTTATTCCATTAAGTAAGGATCGTCTGCAAGAGCGCGGCTTCAATCAAGCTCAAGCTTTACTTGATGTGCTGCAGATAAACAGTACAGAGCTGTTAATGCGTATTCATACGGAAAAGCAATCAAAGAAATCGCGTCAAGAACGAATCAATTTACCGCAAATTTTTAAAGTGAAAAACCGAAAGGCTATACAAGGGAAAAACATTGTCATCGTGGATGATATATACACAACGGGCTCTACTGTTCGGCATGCAGCTAAAGCATTGAAGCTTGCCGGAGCAGAAAAAATTGAAACAATGACCATTGCTAGATAA
- a CDS encoding DEAD/DEAH box helicase yields the protein MNTISHSPLSIPQKAYSTELQHHLFGRQLLAAEIPFSLDVLETHIEQGYVAKTFGIELDYCIRCGNQDKQLFYTFPCAICGQLCTYCRSCIMMGRVSECTPLYTWTGPAYEFHVPKSVMNWSGTLSEGQQTASDRVKQAILHQEELLVWAVCGAGKTEVLFAGIEAGLLAGKRICIATPRTDVVLELAPRLKKAFPFIEVAALYGGSDDRHKLAPLSVATTHQLFRFKEAFDAIIIDEVDAFPYSMDPSLHYAVQKAKKQTATTIYLTATPSKQMQKQYRSGKLQAVTIPARYHRQPIPVPEMKWCSNWAKQFQQKKIPRPVQDWVNERIERQIPILLFFSSIAVMETARPLFQNLPAVYAEHPNRKERVQALRDGELQGLLTTTILERGVTIERLEVAVIGAEHEVFTESALVQIAGRVGRSFAYPTGNITFFHYGKSKAMVEAIKHITSMNEEARKHGLLDG from the coding sequence ATGAACACGATTTCTCACTCCCCGCTTTCTATCCCTCAAAAAGCTTATTCCACTGAACTTCAGCATCATTTATTTGGCCGTCAATTGTTAGCGGCTGAAATTCCGTTTTCCCTCGATGTACTTGAGACACATATTGAACAAGGTTATGTCGCAAAAACGTTTGGCATTGAATTGGATTATTGTATTCGATGCGGTAACCAAGACAAGCAGTTATTTTATACATTTCCGTGTGCGATATGCGGGCAGCTCTGCACGTATTGTCGTTCGTGCATTATGATGGGTCGTGTGAGCGAATGTACGCCGCTGTATACGTGGACTGGCCCGGCTTATGAGTTCCATGTCCCGAAAAGCGTGATGAATTGGTCAGGTACGCTTTCCGAAGGGCAGCAAACTGCATCGGACCGAGTGAAGCAGGCGATTCTTCATCAAGAAGAGCTTCTCGTTTGGGCTGTTTGTGGAGCTGGAAAAACAGAAGTGCTGTTTGCGGGAATCGAAGCAGGACTGCTTGCTGGAAAGCGGATTTGTATTGCAACACCGCGAACAGATGTCGTACTGGAATTAGCGCCTCGGTTGAAAAAAGCATTCCCATTTATCGAAGTGGCCGCCCTTTATGGAGGCAGTGATGATCGACATAAGCTAGCACCGCTTAGCGTGGCGACGACACATCAGCTTTTTCGCTTTAAAGAAGCGTTTGATGCCATAATTATTGATGAAGTTGATGCTTTTCCATATTCGATGGATCCTTCGCTTCACTATGCTGTACAAAAAGCAAAGAAGCAGACGGCTACGACCATTTATTTAACGGCCACACCATCGAAACAAATGCAAAAGCAATATCGAAGTGGCAAACTTCAAGCGGTCACTATCCCGGCACGTTATCATCGCCAGCCGATTCCGGTCCCTGAGATGAAATGGTGCAGCAACTGGGCGAAGCAGTTTCAGCAAAAGAAAATTCCGCGTCCCGTTCAAGATTGGGTGAATGAACGAATCGAACGCCAAATTCCTATTTTATTATTCTTCTCAAGCATTGCGGTGATGGAAACCGCCCGTCCTCTTTTTCAGAATCTCCCGGCTGTTTATGCCGAGCATCCGAATCGGAAAGAACGCGTGCAGGCATTACGAGACGGTGAACTGCAAGGTTTATTAACAACGACGATTTTAGAACGAGGCGTGACGATTGAGCGTTTAGAGGTTGCGGTTATTGGAGCGGAGCACGAAGTTTTTACCGAAAGCGCCCTTGTCCAAATTGCCGGCCGCGTTGGACGCAGTTTCGCTTACCCAACAGGGAACATTACTTTTTTTCATTATGGAAAAAGCAAGGCAATGGTAGAAGCGATTAAACATATTACATCGATGAATGAAGAAGCGAGAAAGCATGGGCTTCTCGATGGCTAA
- a CDS encoding nuclease-related domain-containing protein, which translates to MIIKQCEIPIKARLLEALLYRLPAAHPKRPILESELSKCMAGYRGEQSIDSVLAALPEKEYLLLHDLRIPSTPYPFQLDIFILSPSFFLILEVKNIAGEIYFDDDFHQLIQTKNDQAQAYDDPILQVNRQRTELLQWLASKKAPTIPIETLVVSANSLTIVRAKSKEITEKVVRRNSLALKIHSLAEKYQEDILSKKELKKLTNLLLKAHTPYIPKLLTTYKISATELLTGVQCPNCRALPMKRKWGKWHCQSCSYCSSDAHLAAIRDYALLIKPTITNRELRDFLRLDSASIAAKWLHSMNLPSTGSTRDRVYHLNWHDFAADWHDYS; encoded by the coding sequence TTGATTATAAAACAGTGTGAAATTCCGATTAAAGCAAGGCTTCTTGAAGCGTTGCTCTATCGATTACCCGCTGCTCATCCAAAGCGCCCAATCTTAGAATCAGAACTTAGCAAATGTATGGCGGGTTATCGCGGCGAGCAATCGATTGATTCCGTGTTAGCAGCGCTTCCCGAAAAAGAGTACCTCCTCCTTCATGACCTCCGCATCCCCAGTACCCCTTACCCATTCCAATTGGACATCTTCATTCTTTCTCCATCATTTTTTCTCATTCTAGAAGTAAAAAATATCGCTGGCGAAATTTACTTCGATGATGATTTTCATCAGCTGATTCAAACCAAAAATGACCAAGCACAAGCCTATGACGATCCGATTTTACAGGTAAATCGGCAGCGCACAGAACTTCTGCAGTGGCTCGCTTCTAAAAAAGCACCTACAATACCGATTGAAACATTAGTGGTCAGCGCCAATTCACTAACAATTGTGCGTGCGAAAAGTAAAGAGATTACGGAAAAAGTCGTAAGGAGAAATAGCTTAGCATTGAAAATTCATTCACTTGCCGAAAAGTATCAAGAAGACATTTTATCTAAAAAAGAGTTGAAAAAACTAACGAATTTACTGTTAAAAGCGCACACTCCATATATTCCAAAACTGCTTACAACTTATAAAATTTCAGCAACTGAGCTGTTAACCGGTGTGCAATGCCCTAATTGCAGAGCATTGCCAATGAAAAGAAAATGGGGCAAGTGGCACTGCCAGAGCTGTTCATATTGCTCAAGTGATGCACATCTAGCTGCCATTCGTGATTACGCCCTCTTAATTAAGCCGACGATTACGAATCGTGAATTGCGGGATTTTTTGAGGTTGGATTCTGCATCTATTGCTGCAAAATGGCTTCATTCTATGAACCTACCCTCTACCGGTTCAACAAGAGATCGAGTGTATCATCTTAATTGGCATGATTTTGCAGCGGATTGGCATGATTATTCGTAA
- a CDS encoding DegV family protein codes for MKTAVVTDSTAYIPKEVRERLHIHMIPLQVIMGGEVYEEEVNLDTDDFYDKVKREEKLPTTSQPSIGQFVEKFERLASEYDAVVSIHLSSGISGTYQGAISAGEMVDGIDVFAFDSEVSCHVQGFYVLEAAQMALDGKGPDEIVARLNEMKQSMRAYFMVDNLSHLQRGGRLSSAQALIGSLLQVKPLLHFEDKVIVPFEKIRTRKKAMKRIADLLGEAVASGEPYKAVIIHAKREEEARAWKAELESQLPNVEFALSYFGPVIGTHLGEGSLGLGWYKV; via the coding sequence ATGAAAACGGCAGTCGTAACTGACAGCACGGCCTATATCCCGAAGGAAGTACGAGAGCGCTTGCATATCCATATGATTCCTCTGCAGGTCATTATGGGGGGAGAGGTATATGAGGAAGAAGTGAATCTAGATACGGATGATTTTTATGACAAGGTTAAACGAGAAGAGAAGCTTCCAACAACCTCACAGCCGTCAATTGGACAATTTGTAGAGAAGTTTGAACGCTTAGCAAGCGAGTATGACGCGGTCGTTTCGATTCATTTATCTAGTGGCATTAGCGGTACGTACCAAGGAGCAATTTCCGCAGGTGAAATGGTCGATGGCATCGATGTTTTTGCGTTTGATTCGGAAGTGAGCTGTCATGTTCAAGGTTTTTACGTATTAGAAGCTGCACAAATGGCTTTAGACGGTAAAGGACCAGACGAGATTGTCGCAAGACTTAATGAAATGAAGCAATCAATGCGAGCATATTTCATGGTGGATAACTTATCTCACCTGCAACGCGGCGGCCGTCTAAGCAGTGCTCAAGCTTTAATTGGCAGCTTACTGCAAGTAAAGCCATTGCTGCATTTTGAAGACAAAGTGATTGTTCCTTTTGAAAAAATCCGCACCCGCAAAAAAGCGATGAAACGAATCGCGGATTTATTAGGAGAAGCAGTAGCCAGCGGAGAACCTTACAAAGCCGTGATTATTCACGCCAAACGTGAGGAAGAAGCAAGAGCATGGAAAGCAGAACTAGAATCGCAGCTTCCAAATGTAGAATTTGCCCTAAGCTACTTCGGCCCCGTCATCGGCACGCACCTCGGCGAAGGATCATTAGGATTAGGCTGGTATAAAGTGTGA